The nucleotide sequence ATGATTTCTTGAAACTGATTTGATGAGTGTGTAAACATGCCCTAATAATAGCTAGAATAGAAACATGAAGCATACCGAAGCTTGGAAAAGATCCTCCCCTAACGAAATCAAAATTGGCTTAATTTCGATCTCCGATAGAGCGAGCAAGGGCATTTATACCGATGAGGGCATCCCTGCCCTCCAATTGTGGCTACAAACGGCCATCAGTACCCCCTGCGTCTTTCATGAACGCCTCATTGCGGATGAGCGGGAGGTGATTACCGAAACGATCGTGGAGCTTACCGATGATCTTGGTTGCGATTTAGTCCTCACTACAGGCGGTACAGGACCTTCTCGCAGAGATGTCACCCCTGAGGCCACAATTGATGCTGGAACCCGGGAAATGCCCGGATTTGGCGAGCAAATGCGCCAAATTAGCCTGCGCTTTGTACCGACTGCTATTTTGTCTCGTCAAACTGCCGTTCTTCGAGAAATTGAGGGGCACACTGCCCTAGTCATCAACCTGCCAGGTCAACCCAAATCCATCAAAGAAACCCTTGAAGGTTTAAAGGATGCCGAGGGTAAATCAGTTGCTCCGGGTATCTTTGCTGCAGTCCCCTACTGCATCGACCTGATCGGTGGCCCTTATATCGAGACCGATGAGACCATCGTGAAAGCTTTTAGGCCCAAGAGAGCAATCAAGAAATAAGTTGCCAATCATTTTGGGGAAAGCAAAAGGGTCTATCACTAGACCCTTCTTTCATCACTCATTATTGAATGCAAAATTACTCTGGCAAAGGCACGATAAACTTTTCCCGATAGTACTTAAGCTCTTCAATTGACTCCTCAATATCAGCCAAGGCGGTATGCGCCTGCTTTTTAGTGAAACCCTTCACCAATTCAGGATGCCAACGCTTGCAGAGCTCTTTGAGTGTTGAAACGTCAATATTTCGATAATGAAAGAAGGCCTCTAGTTTTGGCATGTACTTCGCCATAAAGCGTCTATCCTGACCAATCGTATTGCCACACATTGGCGCAATACCGGGCTTAATATATTTTTTCAAAAAGGCAATGCATTCAGCTTCAGCAGTAGCCTCATCCGTAGTTGATGCCTTGACCTTGTCAATTAGGCCAGAGCGGCCGTGAGTGCCCTTATTCCAGGCATCCATCGCATCCAATAAGGCATCCTCCTGGCGGATCACCCAAACAGGAGCAGTGGCAATGGTATTGAGATGCGCATCGGTCACGATCACAGCAATTTCCAAAATGCGCTCTTTTTCAGGATCTAGACCAGACATCTCCATATCCACCCAAATTAAGTGCTCATTGGCTGGCCCAGCCTTTAGCGGTGGTGTACTTGTTTTTTCACTCATATCTATAATCATCTCATGACATTCACAATTGTTTTTCTAATCGCCTTCATCGCCAGCTTTGGTTTACGCCACTGGTTATCCCAACGCCAAATTCGGCACGTCGCTATCAACCGCGATATGGTGCCTACTGAGTTTGCATCTCAGATCTCTTTGACCGAACATCAAAAGGCTGCCGACTATACGATTGCCAAATTGCGCCTAGGTATTTTGGAGAATGGCGTCAGTGCAATTATCTTGATCGGCTTCACGCTCTTAGGTGGATTGCAGATTTTAAATCTATCACTTCTGCAGCTATTAGGCGAAGGCATTGCTCAGCAAATGGCCCTGCTAATATCCATTGTCTTGATCTCCGGAATCCTGGATCTGCCCTTCTCTTGGTACAAACAGTTTTACTTAGAAGAGCGCTTTGGTTTTAATCGCATGAACGGCAAACTCTTTTTTAGCGATATGTTCAAGGGCTTGGGTGTTGGTGGCGCAATTGGCGTTCCACTTCTCTGGGTCATCCTCAGTCTGATGGCTCAAGCAGGTGACTTTTGGTGGCTGTGGGCATGGGGTGTACTCACTGTATTTAGTCTATTAATGCAGTGGATATTTCCGACCTTCATTGCTCCGATCTTTAATAAGTTTCAAGCGCTAGAAGAGGGGCCGCTAAAGACGCAAATCGAAGCCTTATTAAGCCGCTGTGATTTTGCCAGCCAAGGTCTGTTCGTCATGGATGGTAGCAAGCGCAGTGCGCACGGTAATGCATTTTTTGCGGGCATGGGCAAAGCGAAGCGTATTGTCTTTTTTGATACCTTGATTGAGAAGCTCAATCCCGGCGAAGTAGAGGCCGTTCTGGCTCATGAGCTTGGTCACTACAAGTGCAACCATATCCGCAAGCGTTTGCTAGTTTCCTTTGCTATCAGCTTTTTGACATTTGCACTCTTGGGATGGATTAGCACCCAGCCGTGGTTCTATGCCGATCTGGGTGTGATGCCCAACCTCAATGGCTATAACGGTGGCTTGGCTTTAGCACTCTTCATGCTCGTTGCACCAGTGTTTAGCTTCTTCCTGACGCCGCTGTCTAGCTTGGCATCACGTAAACATGAATATGAGGCAGATGGTTTTGCTGCAGATAAATCTTCTGCGAGTGATTTAATTTCTGCCTTAGTGAAGCTCTATCAAGATAATGCGTCAACCCTAACGCCAGATCCGATCTATACCGCTTTTTATAGTTCGCATCCACCAGCTCCATTACGCATTGCCAATCTCAAGCGCTTTAACTAAGCAGTTTGGAATTGTTTAGTTAATGGAACAATTTCATGCGCTACTGACTGCCTCTTATGGAAGGCATTATTTAGCGCAGCGTTTAGTGAAAGATGAGTACGGAAATGAATCTCCTACCGGTGAATTAATTCAAGTCAGCACTCCAGCAAAGCAGCATATTGGCGCCGTGGGTGATCGCATGTTGTTGGAAATGACATCGGTTGATCAAGCCCGAATTATTCGTATCGAACCACGAGAAAATTTACTCTACCGATCTGATGCTTTTAAAAGCAAACTCATTGCTTCCAATGTCGATCAAATATTGGTCGCACTAGCTACGCAACCAGCCTTCTCTCCCGATCTTTTGGGAAGAGCCGTTGTTGCCGCAGAGACCAATCAAATTGATTTGCATATCTTGCTGAACAAATGCGATCTCAAGGATAACTTGGAGCATGCTCGCAAGATTATTGCGCCTTATGCTCGTATGGGCTATCCCGTTACTGAGGTATCAGCCAAATTTGATCAAGCCTCTATCGAAGCATTGCGCCCTGCCATTTGTGGCAAAGTATCTGTGTTCGTGGGCCAATCTGGCATGGGCAAATCTAGCCTACTCAATGCCTGGGTTCCTAATGCAGCAGCGATTACTCAAGAGTATTCAGTTCGCCTAGACACTGGTAAACACACTACAACCGCTTGCCGCTACTTTGAGCTACCAGAGGCTTGGGGGCGTGATGCTAAAGGCAAATTGGGTGCTTTAATCGATTCCCCAGGCTTTCAGGAATTTGGCTTGGCGCACATGTCGGTTAGCGAGCTAGAGCATGCTTTTAGGGAGTTTCATGAGCTACTAGGCAAGTGTCGCTTTCACAACTGTGCGCACCAATCAGAGCCAGATTGTGCAATACGAGAAGCTGTCGACAAAAATGAAATAGCGCCAGAAAGATTGGCGCTATTTAGGCAGTTGCGTTCAGACTCAAAAACTGCCGATACGCAGATTCAGGGGATCAGCCAAGCCAAAGAGCGATGGTCAGCATTAGCAATAAAGCCATCCAAGCGATAACTAAACGCCACACTAAGCCTACGGCAGAACGCATGGTGCGCTCATTTGGCTCCAGACCCACTTCGTAAAAAACAGGCTCTCCAGCTTCAGCCATACGCAAAGCTTCATCGCTATCAGGCTCGCTCATAGGCTCGCCTAAGCGAACACCTAAGGCACCACTTCCGGATGCCAAGATCACAGCTGACAGAGAGTCAGACCATTTGCCAGTTAGGTGACGCCATGCATAGACAGCGCCTTCAAAGTTACCCACAATCGCAAAGCCCATTGCAGTGATGCGTGCAGGTACCCAATCTAATACGTAAAAGAAATGGCGCGCTGACTCACTCAAATTAAAGTCGCCTTTTTGTGACCAGCGCTGAGCAGCAGTATCCGCCAAGCGATACAACACTACGCCTGCAGGACCCATCGGCATTAAGAACCAGAACAGCACACCAAATACATGATGGTGCGAACCAATGATGGCACGCTCTAATGCAAGTGAAATCACTTCAGTTTCAGTGAGATTGGAAGCATCTAATTCAGGGCCATACCACTGCGCCAGTGCTAAACGAGCTGCAGGCAAATCATGGTTTGCAATGGCCTCATGAACTAGCGTGAAAGAGTGGCTAAATTGGCGAAAGCCAAAAAATAGATAGGCAATCAACACATTCCATAGGAATCCCAGAATTGGGAAGGTCACCATGAAGACTACATACAGCACGAAGACTAGGAATGTGGGCAGAATGAACGCCACCAAACAGGCCATGCGCGCACCTACAGGACTTGCACCTTGTTCAGTCTTGCCGCCGAATTCTCCAGCAACCCAATCAAGCCAGCGAGCGCTCATGCGCGCGATCCAATGATTTGACGTTACTGGGCGATATTGCTCAGCAATGAGTGCGAAGAGAATAGAAAAGAAAGTCATACTTTTAATAAATGATAAAGGTTACGCAACATTCCAGCAGTAGCACCCCAGATAAAACGATTTTCATAAGGCATTGAATAAAACCGACGACTACCCTGATCACTCTCCCAGACCCGCACTTGATGATTTGCAGGATCCATTAAAAAATGTAAAGGCACTTCAAAAACATCCGCCACTTCAAATACGTCTAATGCATATTCTGCCTGAGGTTTTACCAAGCCCACAACCGGCGTCACACTATATCCTGAAACCGTTAAATATTGAGGTAAATGACCAATGATCTCCACCCCCTGAGGATTCAAGCCGATTTCCTCTTCACTTTCTCGCAAAGCGGTGTGATTGGGATCGAAATCACTCGGATCCATCCGTCCACCTGGGAAGCTGATCTGACCGGCATGGTCATGTAGATGGTCGGTTCTTTGGGTGAGCAAGACAAACAGTCCATCACTCTTCAGGAGCAAGGGTATTAAGACAGCTGCTCGAGTCACTTTTCCAGCGGCCTGCCGCTTGGAAATAATATCCGCAGCGATGACGTGCCGATTCTCATCAGTAATCTCTGGCCGCCAAACAGGAGGATTCAGAAAGCGTTGCTTTAGGCTGGATGGGTCCAAATGATGAGCAGTCACTTTGGGCTGATCCGAACAAACCTCATGAATTGGAATCGCCTGCGCATCAAAATTCAATGGCGTAGCAATACTCAGTTTTGGCTCTTGGGGTTTGAAATTCTTTGGCATCTGCTTTTATTTTAGGGCAATAAAAAAGGCAGCCTAGGCCGCCTTCTTTTTGGATTAAAGCAAACCTTATTCCGCTGCTGTCTCAGCAACTGCCTTGACTTTGCGAGCAGGAAGCTTCTCTTTAATACGTGCAGACTTACCTGAACGATCACGCAAGTAGTACAACTTCGCGCGACGCACATCACCACGACGTTTCACTTCAATGCTAGCGATCAAGGGTGAGTAAGTTTGGAATGTACGCTCTACACCTTCGCCAGATGAAATCTTGCGAACGATAAAGCTAGAATTCAGTCCGCGATTGCGCTTAGCAATCACAACGCCTTCAAAGGCCTGGGTACGCTTACGTGTACCCTCAACTACGTTTACGCCAACAACTACTGTATCGCCAGGAGCGAAAGCAGGAAGTACTTTGTTAGCACTTAGGCGAGCAATTTCTTCTTGCTCAATTTTTTCGATCAAATTCATTATTAATCCTTAAACATCTTGTCAGCGTTTAATCCCGAGATTTTCATCAACGGACCAGACAGAGGATGCAGTTAAAACCATTTCACTAAATCAAAACACAAACACTTCATTCAAAACCATAATTACTTACAGCGTTCGAAGAAATTGCTCATCTTCTTTACTTAGCAACCCATTAGCTCTTGCCGATTTAATTAAATCAGGTCTGAGCCTTAGCGTCAGCTCTAGAGACTTTTGCCGACGCCAGTCCGCTATTTTAGCGTGATGTCCGCCTAAAAGCACGTCCGGAACGGATAAATTTTCATATATTTCAGGGCGGGTGTAGTGCGGATAGTCCAAAAGACCATTCATGAAGCTATCCTGAATGGCAGAATCCCCATCGCCTAAGGCGCCTGGAATGAGGCGAATAACTGCATCCATCATGGTCATGGCAGGCAATTCACCACCAGAAACCACGAAATCACCCATCGAAAGCTGTAAATCAACGTTTCGATCAATAAAACGCTGGTCAACAGCCTCATAACGACCGCAAATGAAGGTTAAATTACCGTAATTGAGGATATCTTTCGCTATCCTCTGAGAAAAGACCTCTCCTTGAGGGGCAAGGAGGCAAATTGGACCAGAAGCAACATTTTGAGACTGATGAGCCTCTTTAATAGCAAATAAAGTATCTTCCAAAGGTTTTGCCATCATGACCATGCCAGGGCCACCACCATATGCTCGATCATCCACAGTCTTACGGGGATCGGAGCAGTAATCCCGAGGATTCCAAAGATTGATATTGGCCAGACCTTGTTCGTAGGCACGTCCAGTAATACCCCACTGCGTTAAAGCAGAGAACATTTCAGGAAATAAGGTGACTACATCAAAGCGCATATTAGAGATTAATGACTTTTCTGATTACCAGTCGGGCTGCCAGTCTAGGGTAATCAGCCTATTAGGCAAGTCAACATTTTGCACTGCTTCTTTTACAAAAGGTACTAACTGTTTTACTGTTTTGGTTTGTGCATCGCCAAGAGAAATGATTCCATGAGCGCCGTTATCGTTAACTTCAATCACCTCACCCAGACCCTCTCCCTGCAGATTGATTGCCTTACAACCGATCAGGTCAACCCAGTAGTAACTATCACTATCCGTCTTGGGAAACACCTCACGCGCAACTAAGATGCGAGCACCTTTTAAGGCTTCGGCCTGATCGCGATCAGAAATACCATCCAAGGCAATTACTACCGTACCGCTATGCATCTTGGCCTGCTTCACCTTGAAAAGCTTTAATGAAGCCTGCTCATGAGAAACGGCAACACCAGCACTCCGACGAGGAATGAGAGATAACCAAAGTTCTTTGCTAGATAAGAGAGCTACCGGATCGGGAGAATGAGGGCGAACCTTAATCTGACCCTGTAAGCCTTGAGCGTCTTGAACTGCACCGAGCTCAATCAAATCATTTAGGGAAGGTGTATTCATATTGAAATCACCTCCACTCCCCAAATAACACTACTAGTAAATTCTGCTACCAAAGACTTTATCGAGAAGAGAAGGTCTTTGGATTTAAAGGCTTTAAACCGCAGGATTGTTTTTGATTAAACGAACTACAGTTGGAGAAATCTGCGCGCCAACACCAGTCCAATAGGTCAAACGATCTTGAGCAATACGCATTGCTTGCTCTGTCGCTGCTGCCTGTGGATTGAAGTAACCAATACGCTCGATAAAGTTCGAGTCGCGACGATTGCGCTTGTCTGTAGCCACGATGCTATAAAAAGGGCGCTTCTTTGAACCGCCGCGTGCCAGTCGAATGACGACCATACTTATTCCTTAAAATCTAAAATGAAAACAGGTTGATTACAACCCAATGAAATTACTACAAAATCTTGGGCTCCAACTAAAGCGCAAATTAACAAAACAAATGCACGGTATAGCGGAAAACCTCATATTCTAGACGAAAACCCCTACTTGATCCACCTATTTAAGTGAACGCCTCTTTGGCTTCAACAGTAGAATGGTACCCAGTGAAATATAAAATTATTATTAAAAACAATAGCTTACAGAAATTTTGTCATGAGAATAGCCACTTTTAGACCATTCAAAGGCCCTATAGAGCGCTTTTTTCTCATTCTTTCTTGCTGTGGTTTGGGTTTTTTGACGGCCTGCGCCAATGTGATTCCACCCTGCTCCGCCAAAACCAGCCCTCCGAGCAGTGAGTTTCGCAATACCAAATGGGAGCTTGTTCGATGGAATCTCGCACCGAACAGCAAAGGGGAGGTGCGTGCCCGACAAATTCCCCAAGGTGACAATAGCAACCCTATCCAAATCATTTTTGATGCCAATGGTGAGCGTGTGAGCGGATCAACTGGGTGCAATCGCTTTACTGCACGCATCACCGAAGATGCCAAAGGCTTTACGCTAGATCAAATCGCCAGTACAAAAATGGCCTGCGCACCCCAACGCATGGAATTAGAAAATGACTTCCTCTATGAATTAAATGATTACCGCACGATTGTGCGCAACGGCGATCAACTACTCATGATTGGCGCGGATCGAGAAGTCTTAAGTTTTATGCAAAAAAGCAATTCATCAAAATAAAAAATGGCTCACTATTGCATTAGCCCATCACTGAAAGTCTGAATGAAAAAATATAAACTCCTATTCTGCTCACTCGGATTATTTTTTCCCGGAACTGGCTTGAACTGTTTTTATTTACAAGGATTGAAATCCTTTTGGGGTTTGGCACAATTATTTTCTTTTATCGGCGGAATCGCTGGTTGGTTGATTCTCAAAGATACGCACTTTCATTCTGCACCGGGTTGGGTACTCATCACCTTCGGCTTCATTACCCTTGAAGCTAGTTGGTTAACCACCATCACTTATGGCTTACGCGCAGATGAAAAGTGGGATGCCCAATTTAATCCAGGCCTAGACCCTAGCAGAGCTACTCAGTCTGGTTGGCCAGTTGTACTGACGGTGATTTTTTCTTTGGTCCTTGGTGCCGGTGTAATGATGACCTTCTTAGCGATTGCATTCGAACAATTTTTCATCTCCCAACTTCAGGAAGCAAGAAAGCTATCCCAGTAATGCGGATAGCTTTTTCGGTAGATAACTTGTGATAGACAGCGTCAGTTATTTAAATCTTAAAACTGCTCCGCTGTCAGTGCATTAGTGGATTGACCGCTCTCTAAGATCGAAGTTGCCAGAGCTTGAGATTGTGGCAATAGATTTTCCGCAAAGAAGCGTGCCGTAGCAATCTTGGCGTCATAGAAATTTGGGTCTCCTGCACGCAACTCTTGTGCAGCCAGTAAAGCACGTGCCATTTGCCACGCGCCCAATACTAGGCCACATAAACGCAAGTAAGCAAAACTCCCCGCATACACTGCCTTGATGTCTGTTTTAGCATTCGCCACAATGTAAGCCACGGAAGCTTCAAACGCTTCTCGCGCTGGAGTTAACTGCTTCAATACCGCCTTTGCATCTGCGCTGCCGCTACTTGCTAAATCTTTTTCAGTTTGCTGGATTCTGCCTGAGAACAGCTTCGCAGTTGCGCCACCATCACGCACCGTCTTTCTACCAATCAAATCATTCGCCTGTATTGCCGTAGTGCCCTCATAGATCGTCAGAATGCGAGCATCCCGATAGTGTTGCGCTGCGCCCGTCTCCTCAATAAAGCCCATACCACCGTGCACTTGAACACCCAAACTCGCAACGTCGATCGACATCTCAGTTGAAAAGCCTTTGACAATCGGTACCAAGAATTCATATACGGCTTGATTCTGCTTACGCGCTGCTTCATCAGGCGAGGCATGCTGTGCATCGTAAGCAGCTGCCGCGTAATACGCTAGGGCTCTAGAGGCTTCAATGTAGCCGCGCATAGTCATCAACATCCGCTTCACATCAGGCTGATGAATAATGGTTACAGGGCCTGGAGAGCCCTCTAGATCACGACTCTGAACGCGGTCTTTGGCATATTGAACTGCTTTTTGATATGCACGCTCTGCAACTGCAATACCCTGCATACCCACCGCAAAGCGAGCTGCATTCATCATGACGAACATGTATTCCAGGCCACGATTTTCTTCGCCAACCAAGTAAGCGGTAGCGCCACCATGATCGCCAAACTGTAAGACTGCAGTTGGGCTGGCCTTAATGCCCAGCTTGTGCTCAATCGAGACGCAGTGCACATCATTACGCTCACCTAGCGAACCATCGGCGTTTACCAAAAACTTCGGTACTACAAATAAGGAAATGCCCTTCACACCTTCTGGCGCATCTGGTGTTCTAGCTAGTACAAGATGGACGATATTTTTCGCCATGTCGTGCTCACCATAGGTGATATAAATCTTGGTACCAAAAATTTTGTATGTGCCATCCGCTTCAGGAACTGCGCGAGAACGCACCATGGATAGGTCTGAGCCTGCTTGGGGCTCAGTAAGGCACATGGATCCAGTCCAGTCCCCGGAGATCATTTTAGGCACATAGCGCTCTTGTAACTCTGGACTCGCTGCAGTCAATAAAGCCTCAATCGCACCATCCGTCAGCATCGGGCATAAAGCAAAAGACAGGCTTGCCGAGTGGACCATCTCAAAACATGCCGTAGCAATCAGTTTTGGCAAACCTTGACCACCAAACTCTACGGGGTGCACAACACCTTGCCAGCCTGCTGCAGCAAATTGCTCAAAAGCTTCTTTAAAGCCAGGAGAAGTAGTGACGACACCAGCCTTTAGTGAGCTAGGTTTTTGGTCGCTCGGCCAATTGAGAGGTGCTACAACATCTTGATTAAATTTGGCAGACTCTTCCAAAATCACAGGGGCTAAATCTACATCAGCGCCAGCCTCAGCATAAGAAGGATAAGAAACAACTTCAGATAGCCCCGCTAATTCGTTCATCACAAATAGCATGTCTTTTACTGGGGCTACATACGGCATAGATGTTCCTATAGATCGGAGGTAAAGAAAGTTAAAGAGGTCTCTTAAATGCCTTAACCAAGTAAGTTAGTTAATTCTGGAACAGCAGTATTCAAATCGGCAACTAAACCATAATCAGCAACACTAAAGATTGGTGCCTCAGGATCTTTATTAATCGCGACGATCACCTTAGAGTCCTTCATGCCCGCTAAATGCTGGATAGCACCAGAGATGCCAACGGCAACATACAGTTGCGGGGCAACAATCTTGCCGGTCTGACCTACCTGGTAATCATTTGGAACATAACCTGCATCTACTGCAGCTCGTGATGCACCAAGCGCAGCACCGAGCTTGTCAGCTAAAGGCACAACAATCTCTTGATACTTTTCACCAGAACCCAAACCACGACCACCAGAAACAATAATCTTGGCAGCAGTGAGCTCAGGGCGATCAGATTTAGTCAGCTCACGACCCACAAAAGAAGATTGAACTTTACTGTCGGCTAACGCTGCTTTTTCAATGGCGGCAGAACCACCAGTGGCAGCGACCGGATCAAAGCCGGTTGTACGAACGGTAATCACTTTTACTGGATCAGCTGATTGCACAGTAGCAATCGCATTACCCGCATAGATAGGACGCTCAAAGGTATCCGGTGAGACAACCTTAGTGACATCAGATAATTGCGCTACATCTAGTTTGGCAGCAACGCGTGGCAAGACGTTCTTACCGTTGGCAGTTGCTGGTGCCAGGATGTGGCTGTAAGTACTTGCAATTGATAAAATTTGCGCACCCAAAGGCTCAGCTAATTGATCTACCAATGCAGGTGCGTCAATTTGAATCACCTTACGTACACCAGTAATTTTCGCTGCAGCGGCAGCAGCAGCATCCGTCTGATTACCAGCAACCAAAACATCTACCTCAGATGAGCAGTGCAGTGCAGCTGCTACGGCATTGAGCGTTGCAGCCTTTAAGGATTGATTATCGTGTTCAGCAATAACGAGTGCGGCCATTTAAATTACCTTCGCTTCATTTTTAAGTTTATCTACTAAAGCCGCTACATCAGCCACCATTACGCCGGCAGAGCGCTTTGGTGGCTCTTCTACTTTGAGGGTTTTGAGGCGTGGGGCAATATCAACACCTAACTCTTCCGGCTTCATGATTTCCAAGGTCTTCTTTTTGGCTTTCATGATGTTTGGCAAAGTCACATAGCGCGGCTCATTCAAACGCAAGTCAGTAGTGATGACTGCGGGCAAGGTAATCGCAATGGTTTCCAAGCCGCCATCCACCTCACGAGTCACGTTCGCTTTACCATCGGCAACTACCACTTTGGAAGCAAAAGTTGCTTGCGGAATATCCATTAAGCTGGCTAGCATCTGCCCCGTCTGATTACTATCGTCATCAATTGCCTGCTTACCCAAGATGATGATTTGAGCCTG is from Polynucleobacter sp. MG-Unter2-18 and encodes:
- a CDS encoding electron transfer flavoprotein subunit alpha/FixB family protein, giving the protein MAALVIAEHDNQSLKAATLNAVAAALHCSSEVDVLVAGNQTDAAAAAAAKITGVRKVIQIDAPALVDQLAEPLGAQILSIASTYSHILAPATANGKNVLPRVAAKLDVAQLSDVTKVVSPDTFERPIYAGNAIATVQSADPVKVITVRTTGFDPVAATGGSAAIEKAALADSKVQSSFVGRELTKSDRPELTAAKIIVSGGRGLGSGEKYQEIVVPLADKLGAALGASRAAVDAGYVPNDYQVGQTGKIVAPQLYVAVGISGAIQHLAGMKDSKVIVAINKDPEAPIFSVADYGLVADLNTAVPELTNLLG
- a CDS encoding electron transfer flavoprotein subunit beta/FixA family protein; translation: MKILVAVKRVVDYNVKIRVKSDNSGVDLANVKMSMNPFDEIAVEEAVRLKEAGVATEIVVVSAGSTQCQETLRTALAIGADRAILVETDAELQPLAVAKILKALSEKEQAQIIILGKQAIDDDSNQTGQMLASLMDIPQATFASKVVVADGKANVTREVDGGLETIAITLPAVITTDLRLNEPRYVTLPNIMKAKKKTLEIMKPEELGVDIAPRLKTLKVEEPPKRSAGVMVADVAALVDKLKNEAKVI